The Phacochoerus africanus isolate WHEZ1 chromosome 9, ROS_Pafr_v1, whole genome shotgun sequence genomic sequence cacagatgcacctcagatctgttgtggctacaggtccgatttgacccctagccagggaacttccatatgctgcaggtgaggccctgaaaaagacaaaaataaagaacttcttcCCTTTGACAGCAGAGCCTAGTGATCACATTATCTCAGGCCCTTATCAGGGTAGAATAATTCTTCACATAAAATGGTTCATATACAAAATTTTACTTATCTAAGTTACTCTTCACTAATTGATGCATTCATCTATATCTTCACCTTAATAATATTGAAAGATCAaatatcattattctttttttaatttttattaaagtataattgatttacattgttgtgccaatttctactgtacagcaaagtgacccagtcatacatatgtatacattccctttcttatattatcttccaccatgtttgatcccaagagactggacatagttccctgtgctatacaataggacctcattgtttattcattctaaatttaatagtttgtatctactaactcccaactcccagtccattccactccctccacaATACATCATCATTCTTATTCTGACCAAAATTGTGGTGAAAATCCaatctaaaacaaataatttaataattactcATTGTAAAGAAGAAATTGCATAATAATTAAACAAGAAATTGGAATTTCTCTTAACTTACAAAAATTATGAGCAATGCAAAAAACAAGTTTCTAAAGGCTTGAATTAATACAGAACTAATGTAGTTTTCTAATGGAagttacttttaattttctaagttaaTCTtgatatgtattaattttatacacTACTTATACAGACACAActatttcaaatttataaaataaaaatttacctttCAAATTAAACATATCAATTGTTAGCTCAGGAGAGTACCAAGTTCTGTAAAAACATCCAGAGTTGTTTGAAATGATGCTGTAGTAACATTTGTTGACCACATATGTGCTTTATATGTCCTTTATTCCTCAAACAACTTTGGGGTGTAGGTACCATAACTATATCCTttcacagatgtagaaactgaggctgaggaaCATTAGGTATCTTGCCCAAGTTTATACCACCAACAAACAGAATAGGCATTTAATCCTGACAAAAGATGCCCAAGTCTAAGACACTTTACCCCTACACTCAGGGTGGATCCAGATTCTGCAGAGCCTAAAGTTTGTACAATCTAAGGggacttccttaaaaaaaaaagatcaaagttaTGAACAAATGGCTGCTGGGGTCCATTCTAAGTCTTTGGAAGAAACCCATGCAAAACAGGGGTCTAAAACTCAGTCTTCAGTGTAAATCTACCCCTCATTACACCATATAATATTCCAAAATTTTCCTCCAATATTTTTGGAAGTATACatcatttatagtttttattgtcattgcatATATCCAATTCTCTCATGCATTACAATTTACATTTATCATTTCATCTAGACCAGACTTTAATAGTTTTTTCACCTGCCTTCAATGATATTGCTAAATTTTACAAAACAgctttttacagtttttaaaagctcatagatttggcattgccaagCTTTCCAAACACCCGAGGGAATATGAGGTTGTTTGTCCTCATTGTCTCCTTGTAAATCCTCTGTATCTCAATGTTCCCTCAATTGGGTTACTGGAAATTTGGACCATCTAAAGCTATCCTCAACCTGCTATGTTTATACCAGCTTGTTTCTCTTCACCTAGCATGCTTTTCAAGACATTATTTCTGCCTCAAAATGCCCCAGTGGCAAATGGCACCATCTTTACTAACAGCTAAAGGAGCCTGTGGCCATGTCACTCCACTTACCCTTGGCAAGAGTGTCAGCAGCATGTTGAGAAGACATGGTGATAAAATAATCCACCTCTACCCTCCTGATTAAGATTTAAGTGTTTATGTGATATGTAGAGGTAGGTATCTTGTATGTTGACCCCTCATGCTGAACCATCAAGGAAAATGGTAGTTTCCtttatatatggaagttctccagaggctgccttttcatttgcaGATACACAGCCTCACTGTCAATCCAAATACTCAATCTCAATATTGACTTGCCTTACAGAGTTGTTTGCTGGTGAGTTATATTGTTGAAGTTTTCACAAATGTCATTGGATTTTAAAATTGTCCACATAAGCACTCAAGATTGATGACACCTCTTTAAAGTttccagagagttcccactgtagcttagCAGATTTGAACCCAACATATTGTCGctgaagatgaaggttcaatccctggcctcactcagtaggttaaggatcctgcattaccacaagctgtagGATAAGTTGgaggtgcagctctgatctggcattgccatggctgtggcataggctggcagctgcaactccaatgaaaaccctatcccaggaacttccatatgctatgggtgcatatggaagaaaaattaataaaattaaaaactctctaTAGTTTTATCATGTAAAAATCAGTTCATTTTAAAACgtacttccttttaaaataaatacattatttgaaaGAGTTATTTGGAGCACCTCTAAAACACTGGttagaaaatttatatataaatgagttcctggagttcccatcgtggctctgtggttaactgaatccgactaggaaccatgagggtatgggttcgatcgctggccttgcttagtgggttaaggatccagtgttgccatgaggtgtggtgtaggttgcagacgtggcttggatcccacgttgctgtggctctggtgtaggcctgcagctacagcaccaattcgacccctagcctgggaacctccatatgccacgcgagcagccctagaaatggcaaaaggacaaaaataaaataaaataaataaataaaaataaatgagttcctTGATCCTAAACATATTTTCACATGTAACTGAAACTGAGAGAAAATGTATACTCACAACCaaaatttgtctgtttttatccCTGTTTCAAATAGAATTATGCTATTATTTTGCAGATATAAACAGATTTTATTCTCATGTTAATACTGTAGACATTTTATTCAACAATTTCAAAAATGCCTAGGTTTAAACACAATATCAcacttttaaattctaaaattgtTTACTTATTTCCTTAATATATTAATGAATAAGATAAAAACACATTGAGGAAGAAACATCCCTCTTATCATTTGGCTTAAAATGAAACACtggatatttcattttcttaacttctGTCTTGTCAATGGTAATTAGTTCATCTGTTATTCTTGATTTTCTCCATTTACTCAATAATGCCAGAAAAGAATAACAACTTGATGTTTATCAAATATTGTGATTGCAACAGATCTttcttctcatggatactagttgaataaTATTCTGGACACCATATTTCATAAGTATCATATAGTGAATTCCAAATAACTGTTGATGTTTACCAAGAGTTAAAGCAGATGATTTGCAAATAAGGCATCTAAGAAATTTCTCATCCTTTGATGCTTGCAATTCCAGTATGTACCAGCAGGCGACAGTGATACATTGTGTATCTTCAAGCTCATTTTGAACCTAacgttattatttaaaaaaaaattgtttataaaatgtGCTTATTACATTAACAGTATATTCCTAAGcacaaatttcttatttttgcatccaaatagtaaaaggaaaaagtaatttaACGAAAGTAttgaacaatatatttttttaaaggaaagcataAATAAGCTCTCCATTGATTCACTATTACCATAAACTGCTTTGTCTTAATttaattctagttttaattttccaGGCATTAAACTGGCATTAGTGTCTGTACAAAACAAAGTGTACTACTTTTAAACTCATTTCATATTACTTTTTGTCTGTAGAATTCTCTAGCCTCTTTATTCAGCCTATATTATCAGAAGGAGTTATCATGGCTGTATTTCTTTACTTATTAGCTAAAGGTTAGTGGTGGTGACTTTTCTACTTACATCATTTTCTTTGCACTTCATCAACATTTGTAATGAAATATACTCAGAGTTTCTTTAATAGAAGAACTCACAAATTTGTTTAAGTGTTAAGTAGTAATGACTGAGGGATGTCTGTAGAGGATCAGTCTAGCATTAGAGGCTACTcctatagaaatatttaatttctaaggCTTATAGATATTCAATAATTTGTTATACTTTGGGACAATTCTCTGAGTAACTCAGTTGTTAGTTGTACATATGTGTCACTatttcctagttcttttttttttttttttggcctcaccaaaatgatggaaatgtggaaatccccaggctagggactgaactcataccacagtcatgacccaagccgctgcagtgacaacactgcaccACATGAGAATCCCCTAGTTCTTTTTTGATATCTActttctcttcttattttcttttcctcttttccaataAATAGAATGTTAGTATTGAATCTCCTGAGACAATCAATCTTGGCATTTTTATAgatcttctttatttcttggtGAAATTCCTTCTGCCAACttgcttttctaaaatttaaaatatatgtatgagaATAGTTTTAACATGAATTTATCTTGCGCTTTCACAAATTTTGACAATTGCAATTAGGAACCACAGAAATAAGAGCTTAACACAGGCTGTGTATACAAACATTGTGACACTTTAATGCCCAGGAATAAAACTAGaagttaaaactaaaaataatgcaaaggCATTGTCTTGTTAGAATTCAGAAGCTtattcttcagtttcctcatagcATGTCTTCACTTCCTGATTTCTCAAAGTATAGGTTACTGGGTTTAGAATGGGAGTAAAGATGGTATAAAACACAGACAGGACCTTGTCTATCAGAAAACTGCCTCGTGGCCACATGCAGATGAAGATGCAGGGCCCAAAGAACatgaaaacaacaatgaaatgaGCTGTGCAAGTAGAAAGGACCTTAGATGATCCTTTTGAAGAATGTTTCTTGATAGTAACCAGGAAAATCACATAAGaatcaaataaaagaataaagcaggacAAGGCAATTATGCCACTAGTTGAGATCATAAAGAGGCCCAGTAAATAAGTATCCACACATGCCAGCTGGAACACCACAGGAAGGTCACAGAAAAAGCTATCTACTTCATTAGGACCACAGAATGGTAACGTGAGAGCAAATATAACCTGGCTCATTGAATGCATGACCCCCACAACCCAGGAAACCATCACAAGAGCCACACACACCTGGGGACTTATGATGGAAGCATAGCGGAGAGGCTTACATATTGCAATATACCGATCAAAAGACATAGCCATAAGCAAAATAATCTCAGTACTGGTAAAAAGGTGTAGGAAAAAATATCTGGATGATGCAGTGAGGTAGTCTGTAATCATCTTAGGGGTAGCAAATGAAGCAAGAGACATATCAATGATGGAAAGGTTGGCAAGCAGGAAATACATAGGAGAGTGTAGGTGAGAGTCAGCTATAACTGTGATGACTGTGAGGCTATTACCCACCATTGTAGCCacataaaacactgaaaacaccACAAAGAAAAACATCTGTAGTTTCCAGGAATTAGAGAGTCCTGGCAAAACAAATTCACAAACTGTAGACTTGTTGGCCACATCCATTGTCCTGACTGATAGGTGAAAACCTGTTACCGAAGAAAACAAATCAAGGGAAAGTATGATTCCATTGAAGCAAAAGCTCTATTTCCAAGAATCCACTTTCATAGacttttttcctctataaaaacTTATCTTTAATATTACTTTCATCTTTATTTGGTATATTGGTTTCAAAGATAGGGTATTAGGAATCACAGTGAAATATCACTTAAGTCATAAAGAACATAACTCTTTACTTTCTAATGCCAATGAGCCATCCAAACAAGATTATATCATCCTTAACAGATCTACTTTTCTACGtatttgtccattcatttatttgtataacTTTAAAGGTGGTAGCTCACATTAAATGGGAACTTATTCTGGGCTAACTATATgctaaacacaaacacacatgcacacacacacacactcacaccacaTACACAGAGGTTTAGTCATTTAGAATTCATCCATAAGGGTATCCTTACTGAAAGAACATGTAAAaattatatcacatatatgggACATGAGCTCTTAAGCAACATCATAGAGACTTCAGTGGACAGTTGCAGTACTCTTATAAATTTCCAGATAATTgttaacatattcacagatttAGACCCATtggaaacacagagaaaactAGTATTGCTGATATTTACCCAGTGGAATAAATATACTACAATATAGACATACGGCCCAAAGAAGGGCATTTAACTTCTTTTCTCtcaattgcttttttaaataggAGTTTGCTCCTGCAAATATTTGTAATTCAATGACTTAAAATTTTACCTTGTCTCCTAAAGAATATATCACATTACTTATATGGGAAAGAGCTCAAAGATCAATCTCATTGTTTGAATTCAACTCTTGTTTGAATTCTCCTTTTATACATGCCAACATATGCAAACTATTTATTGCCCTCAGCTCCATGGAGTAGGGGTTAGAAGATGGtagaaggaaaggcagagagcAAAAACACCTTTGCTTACCAGATCTAAGCAGAATCGGGGCTTTAGACTCTTCAGAGTATTAAAAAGGTTGTGACAGAGAATGTGACAGAGAATAAGAGgtaattttaagtataaataaatgacCTCGTTGAACTATCAGTGATTTAGCAGTTGTAGATAAAAATGGATGTTGTAGGAACTTGGGAATTGACCAAGAAATTGTATCACAATGGGATCTATTAAACAACCAAGATGGTATTATTTGGTTCATAACAGGAAGATATATCTAGAGTCTTATGGGAATTTacaatgtttgtttttaacctgGACCTGAGAGATTCAGAGAATGGAAGTTGGGAAAGACATCATTTAAGAGGTAGCAGGAGATATCAAGTCAACAAACCCTAATAAGCAGTCTTGACTATCTAATCCTGTTCTAGAGACAGTGGAGAATATCATCCAGGAACACCTCATTCTGCTTCAagtaatttataatttctttgtagATGTCGAACacccataaataaaacaattggTAAAAAATACAGCCAAATAAATCAAGTATACAACCAATTCTCAGAGATCATGAGTGAACTGAATTTTAGgtaaaggaaaatttataatatGCTTTCTTAATCCAGAAAGTGTTCTTGCAGAAGAAATGTCATGAACTTGATCTATAATGAATACTAAGATTTTGtatagcaaggaaaaaaaaatgtgggaaaaaaaatggtggaaCTTGCTTGCAAGAACAAAGATATTTGGTCAGCCGGTTGGAAGAACGAGAATGATGACCCtctaaaatataacaatataaaagATGACAAAGATTCATTGTAAAATTGTAGGCAAAGTTATGACAATTTGATatcaatattttgttaaggatttaaACAGAtgatttggaaaagaaagaaatt encodes the following:
- the LOC125135159 gene encoding olfactory receptor 4K2-like, coding for MDVANKSTVCEFVLPGLSNSWKLQMFFFVVFSVFYVATMVGNSLTVITVIADSHLHSPMYFLLANLSIIDMSLASFATPKMITDYLTASSRYFFLHLFTSTEIILLMAMSFDRYIAICKPLRYASIISPQVCVALVMVSWVVGVMHSMSQVIFALTLPFCGPNEVDSFFCDLPVVFQLACVDTYLLGLFMISTSGIIALSCFILLFDSYVIFLVTIKKHSSKGSSKVLSTCTAHFIVVFMFFGPCIFICMWPRGSFLIDKVLSVFYTIFTPILNPVTYTLRNQEVKTCYEETEE